The Polyangium mundeleinium genome contains the following window.
CGAGGTCGAGGGGCGATCGTTCGCGATCGACGCCTACGACCACCAGGGCGCGGTGCACCTCGATCTCGGCGGGCGCTCGGTCGAGCTCTGGATGGAGGGGACGCCCCCCGAGGTCGGCGTCGTCACGTCGTCGCGGCGGTTTTACGCGCGCGTCGAGAACGAACGGCTGCGCGCGCTTTCGAGCGTGCAGGGCGGCAGGAGCGGCGGCGGCGAGGGGCTCATCACGTCGCCGATGCCGGGCCGCGTGCTCAAGGTGCTCGTGACCGAGGGCGACGAGATCCACGCGGGGCGGCCGCTCGTCGTGGTCGAAGCCATGAAGATGGAGAACGAGCTCGCGTCCACGCGCGACGGTCGGGTGAAGAAGGTCTACGTGACCGCTGGCGCGACCGTCGAGGGGGGTGCCAAGCTCGTCGAGATCGAATGAGTCTTCGAAAGCGCCTTCCGCTCGCCCACCTGCCGACCCCCCTCCAGCGCCCGCGAAGGCTCGCCGCCGCGACGGGCATCGACCTTTGGGTCAAGCGCGACGACATGACGGGCGGCGCCGAGGCGGGCAACAAGATCCGCAAGCTCGAGTTCCTGCTCGGCGAGGCCCTCTCGCTCGAGTGCGACACGGTGCTCACTTGCGGGGGCCTGCAATCGAACCACGCCCGCGCCACGGCGCTCGCAGCCGCCTCGCTCGGCCTGCGCGCGGTGCTTTTTTTGAGGACGAACGATCCGTCGCTCGACCCTCCGCTGGAGGGCAACGTGCTGATCGACCGCCTCGCCGGCGCGGAGATCCGGCTGATCACGCCCGAGCAGTACCGGGATCGCGAGCGCATCCTGGACCGGGCCGCCGAGGAGCTGCGGGCCGAGGGGCAGAAGCCGTACGTGATCCCCGAGGGAGGATCGAACGGGCTCGGCGCGCTCGGGTACGTCGAGGCGATGGGCGAAGTGCGGCGGCAGATCGATCTCGGGCTCGGCGGGGGCAAGGCGTTCGACGCGGTCGTTGTCGCGTGTGGATCGGGCGGCACGGCGGCGGGCGCGGCGCTCGGCGCAGCGCTGCACGGGGTGGCGAGCGAGGTCGTGGCCGTCGCGGTCTGCGATGATGCGCCCACGTTCCAGGCGCGGATCGAAGGCATCGTCCGCGAGGCGCGTTCGCTCGACCCGCGCCTGCCGGAGCCCGCGCGCGTGACGGTCGACGACGCCCACAAGGGCCCGGCCTACGCCGTGAGCACGCCCGAACAACGCCGCCTGATCACGAGCGTGGCCGGTTTGTCCGGGATGGTGCTCGACCCGGTGTACACGGGCAAGGCGTTCTCGGCGCTGATGGATCTCGCAGGCGCGGGCGGCCCGCTCGCCGGCAAGCGGATCCTGTTCGTGCATACGGGCGGCTTGCCGGGGCTCCTGGCGCAAGGGGCGACGTTCGAGGACGCGCTCGGTCTCGACTGAAGAACCAAAGGAAGAGGCGAACCCATGCTCCCGCGCGTCCTCGAACCCGAGGTCATGGACACCCCCGAGGAGGCCCGTGACTACGACGCCATGGACCACGCCGCGGTGAACCGCGCGTTCTGCGAGGATGTGCTCGCGGTTCTCCCGGTCCCGAAGCGCGTGCTCGACGTCGGGACGGGCACGGCGCGCATCCCGATCGAGCTCTGCGCGCTCTCGCCGAACGCCGAGGTCGTGGCCATCGATCTCGCCGAGCACATGCTCACGCTCGCCCGGGAGAACATCACGCGCGCGGGCCTCGCCTCCCGCGTGACCGTCGCGAAGATCGACGCGAAGGCCCTGCCCTACCCCGACGGATCCTTCGGCGCCGTCGTGTCGAACTCGATCATCCACCACATCCCCGAGCCCGCGCAGGTCCTCGCCGAGATGTGGCGCGTGACCTCCCGCGGTGGCCTTCTCTTTGTGCGCGACCTCCACCGGCCCGAGACCGAAGCCGAG
Protein-coding sequences here:
- a CDS encoding class I SAM-dependent methyltransferase; its protein translation is MLPRVLEPEVMDTPEEARDYDAMDHAAVNRAFCEDVLAVLPVPKRVLDVGTGTARIPIELCALSPNAEVVAIDLAEHMLTLARENITRAGLASRVTVAKIDAKALPYPDGSFGAVVSNSIIHHIPEPAQVLAEMWRVTSRGGLLFVRDLHRPETEAEIDRLVTLHGGERPADPAAVPSFEHQRSLFRASLAAALTVSEIATFVAPLGIPASAVRKTSDRHWTLSAVKP
- a CDS encoding pyridoxal-phosphate dependent enzyme; the protein is MSLRKRLPLAHLPTPLQRPRRLAAATGIDLWVKRDDMTGGAEAGNKIRKLEFLLGEALSLECDTVLTCGGLQSNHARATALAAASLGLRAVLFLRTNDPSLDPPLEGNVLIDRLAGAEIRLITPEQYRDRERILDRAAEELRAEGQKPYVIPEGGSNGLGALGYVEAMGEVRRQIDLGLGGGKAFDAVVVACGSGGTAAGAALGAALHGVASEVVAVAVCDDAPTFQARIEGIVREARSLDPRLPEPARVTVDDAHKGPAYAVSTPEQRRLITSVAGLSGMVLDPVYTGKAFSALMDLAGAGGPLAGKRILFVHTGGLPGLLAQGATFEDALGLD
- a CDS encoding biotin/lipoyl-containing protein, producing MRYFVKFPSGREVPVDLTVLPSGEIRAEVEGRSFAIDAYDHQGAVHLDLGGRSVELWMEGTPPEVGVVTSSRRFYARVENERLRALSSVQGGRSGGGEGLITSPMPGRVLKVLVTEGDEIHAGRPLVVVEAMKMENELASTRDGRVKKVYVTAGATVEGGAKLVEIE